ACGCCTGAAGCGACTCCTGAGCCAGAAGTCATAGACTATTCATTTGATCGCGAGAAAATTGGACAGGCATTTAATAGACAACCTTATGGAAAAGTTTGCGAAGGATTTATTAATAAAGAGGGCAATCTTGGCGCGTGGGGAAAAGCGGGCGTTGAAGAATTTAAAAAAGTATGCAATGAGTGTTTCTTTGGTGAGAAGAGTATCGATGTTAAAGATATTTGCCCAAAGTTCAAAAATTTCTCTCAAACACAAAAAGAATACTTTTGGGCTTGGACATTGGCATCAATGGCTTATCCAGAATCGACCTGCAGAGTGCAAGTTCGAGTCAAGGGTACGAAAGTGAGAGGCCATCAAGAATACGCAGTAGGAATACTTCAATTAGAAGAATCAAGTAGAAGAAGAAGGGGTCGTGGGCATGAGTGCCAGCCGAAAGCAAAGGAATCACTTTATACTCCACGCTTCCAATTTAGGTGTGCAGCCTCTATAATTCAGGATACGAGATATGATGAAGGCCGACCGCTTTGGGGCAGTGCCAACCAATATTGGCAAAAGTTAAGAGGCCTTGGCGGAGAAGGTGGAAGAATTTCAAAATATATAAGTCAATTTCCAGGGTGTCGTTAGGAGTAACTATGAAAAACGTATTTATTTTGTTTACATTGATGTTGAGTTTATCGGTTCACGCTCAGGAAACTAAGAAAAAACCTATGGCTAAGCCGGCAGTTAAAGCCAAGGTAGCGATGCCTGTATCTAATAATGAAACTAGACAAGTGGATACTGTACGCAAAGAAGTATTAAAACCTTCGAAGTTGCAAAAACAATTTGTCGAAGCCACTGGAATCGTAACAGGAGAATACACTGCTGATGCGAATTCAGATGAATGCGATTCGGGCAATCTTAAAATAATTGATTACGGAGATGATTTGGATTTGTTCTACGCGGGCAGCTCAATTATTGTCGGAATTGGAAAAGATAAAGTCGAAGAAAAATACTCGGATTGTAAAAGAACGTTTAGAAGTAAATACACGGGAAATATTATCGAGGAAGTCAGTGAAGAAGTTTGTGCGAAAGAAAAAACAGTAGTTACAACTACGCTTGTTTTGGAGAAAGATAAAATTTCTTATACAGTAAGCAGTATTTTAAATGATACAGAACCAGAAGTTTTAAAATGCTCCGCAACTTACCAAAAAGATGTACCCAAAAAATAATCTTTCTAAAGCTCCCCACTCAAAATCAAATCCACAACCTTTGGGACCTCGGTACTTGCGGGCCCAATAAAGTGTTTATCAAATTCCTGTGAAATATTTGTTCCTTGATTATTGATTTCAATTCTTAGACAGTTTGATGGTGTCTGTGCAACAAAGCCCGCTGCTGGGTAAACGTGACCCGAAGTTCCTATGGATATAAAGATATCACACAAAGATAAGGCTTCGTAGATCTGCTCCATGTAAAGCGGCATCTCACCAAACCAAACGATGTGAGGTCGCAAGAGGTTGGGCTCTTTACAGTCGGGACATAGAGATTCGCTATCAAGATCCTCCGGCCATTCGTAAACGCTTTGATCTTTCTGACAACTGACTTTCTGAAGTTCTCCATGCATATGAATAAGATTTTTATGTCCTATGCGGTCGTGAAGATTATCAACGTTCTGAGTAACCAATAGAAAATTTGCACCAAAGTGATCTTCTAATTTTTTTAAAGCTTCATGGGCGCTATTGGGTTTGAGTTGAGGCTCTTTAAGTTGCCGGCGTCTCAAATTATAAAATTCGTAAACAAGCTTTGGGTTTCGATAAAAGCCCTCTGAGGAGGCCACGTCTTCAATCCGATGGTTTTCCCATAAGCCATTACTATCTCTAAAGGTTTTGATCCCGCTCTCTGCTGATATCCCCGCGCCTGTAAGGACTACAATGTTCTTCATAAAATCATTCTAACATTTTCTATTTATGTTAAAACAAAAAAATATGGCTGAGAGATTTGAATCCTTCGTGAAAGGACTGACATTCAAGGGTTTAGGAGTTGTTTCCCACCCTAATGGACAAGTGTTCTTTGTGCGCGGTGCTTGGCCAGGCGATGAAGGATTATTTGAAGTCGAGTCTCTGGAAAAAACCTACGGATATGCAAAGATCGTAGAGCTCACTAAGAAATCAGAACACAGAAGAGAAGTACCGTGTCCACATCTGGGTTTCGAAGCGGGCAAGTGCGGAGGATGTCCTTGGATGATTGCCACGTATCCAGCGCAGCTCAAAGAAAAAGATCATTTGGTAGAATATCTCCTGGAAAGAGCTTCGGTTCTTACAGACAAAACAAAAATAAAACCAATTATAGGTTCACCAAAAGAATTTTCATATCGAAATCGTGCGCAGTTTAAAACAGATGGAAATGTTGTCGGATATGTATCATCACAAACAAGCGAACTTGCTCCCATCGAAGATTGTTTAGTCTTATCTGATAAGAACCGAGCTTCATTGAAAAACATTCGCGCAAAACTTCCCAATAAAGAATGGATTCCAGACAAAAAATGGAATTGGAATTTCATAGATGTGAATGAGTCTTCCGAAGAAGCTATTTTAAACAAAAGAAAACCTTTCAAGCAAGCCAACGATGAACAAAATGAAAATATGAAGATTTGGTTCAGAAATATTTTAAAAAATTTGGATAAAAGCCAAAACGTATTGGAACTCTTTTGTGGTTCTGGAAATTTCACCGAAGCATTATCGCAAAGCGGATTTAAAAAAATCTTGGCCACGGAAATGAGCGAAGATTCTATCCAAGAATTAAAATCTAAAAATTTAGCAAACGTCGAAGCAATCAAAGAAGATCTCTACAAGCCCCAGTCATGGAAGAGACTTAAGAAAATGATGCCAGAGCCCAAAATTCTATTCTTAGATCCGCCAAGAGAAGGATTTTCAGAGATTCATTCTTTCTTAAAAGAATTCAAATCCATCGAGCATATTATTTATGTGTCTTGTGATCTAAGTACTTATGCAAATGATGTGAAGAAATTAAGAGGGCAGATGTTTGAGCTTGTAGAAATCCAGCCTCTCGACCAATTTCCACAAACTCCACATATTGAGATCCTAAGTTACCTCACTAGGATTTCGCTTTAAAATTAGAAGATTAAAATTTTGCTATCAACGCCGTTGAGAATAACGAATCTGTCTTGTGTGCCGCCGCAGGCATATTGTCGTACTTCACAAGATAAGCTGTCTTAATTGAAAAAGTACTATCTAGAGAGGCGTTGATGGAAGCTTCACCGTTCACATTGTAGTCATCTGTTTCATCCAAGTTGGGAAGATACTCTACCCAGAGTTTAGAGCTAAATGTGGGAGTCCATTTTTTCTCGGATTCGATATACGCTCTGATAAAATCAAAATTTTTATCAACTCCAGTGATATATTCTTCTGTAGTATATCTATAGCCGAGTTCCGTGAATGTGTAATAGTCTTCTTTTTTCGCAACATAATATTTCGCACCTAGATCGGAATTGAATCTTCTATCGATTCCGGCTTTCTTGTCACTTTCAATATTTTGACCAAGGAAGATTCCAAGTTTTTCGGAGAGGTCTCTTTCAATTCTTAAGCCTACATCCCATTTTTCATAGGAAGTTGTAGTGTTGGTAGCATTGTCTCTAGATTCGTTACTGAGATACGAACCATTTAATTTTGCTAAGTAAGCATCGAATTTGTATGAAGTGATATTTTTAATTAGGTAAGAGGACGATCTTGTG
Above is a window of Bdellovibrionota bacterium DNA encoding:
- the cobB gene encoding Sir2 family NAD+-dependent deacetylase, producing MKNIVVLTGAGISAESGIKTFRDSNGLWENHRIEDVASSEGFYRNPKLVYEFYNLRRRQLKEPQLKPNSAHEALKKLEDHFGANFLLVTQNVDNLHDRIGHKNLIHMHGELQKVSCQKDQSVYEWPEDLDSESLCPDCKEPNLLRPHIVWFGEMPLYMEQIYEALSLCDIFISIGTSGHVYPAAGFVAQTPSNCLRIEINNQGTNISQEFDKHFIGPASTEVPKVVDLILSGEL
- a CDS encoding RsmD family RNA methyltransferase is translated as MLKQKNMAERFESFVKGLTFKGLGVVSHPNGQVFFVRGAWPGDEGLFEVESLEKTYGYAKIVELTKKSEHRREVPCPHLGFEAGKCGGCPWMIATYPAQLKEKDHLVEYLLERASVLTDKTKIKPIIGSPKEFSYRNRAQFKTDGNVVGYVSSQTSELAPIEDCLVLSDKNRASLKNIRAKLPNKEWIPDKKWNWNFIDVNESSEEAILNKRKPFKQANDEQNENMKIWFRNILKNLDKSQNVLELFCGSGNFTEALSQSGFKKILATEMSEDSIQELKSKNLANVEAIKEDLYKPQSWKRLKKMMPEPKILFLDPPREGFSEIHSFLKEFKSIEHIIYVSCDLSTYANDVKKLRGQMFELVEIQPLDQFPQTPHIEILSYLTRISL
- a CDS encoding DUF481 domain-containing protein, which produces MKNIILIALSLFIFSVGAYAQDAAAPVDEKPWKAEAEAGIVSSNGNTRSSSYLIKNITSYKFDAYLAKLNGSYLSNESRDNATNTTTSYEKWDVGLRIERDLSEKLGIFLGQNIESDKKAGIDRRFNSDLGAKYYVAKKEDYYTFTELGYRYTTEEYITGVDKNFDFIRAYIESEKKWTPTFSSKLWVEYLPNLDETDDYNVNGEASINASLDSTFSIKTAYLVKYDNMPAAAHKTDSLFSTALIAKF